A single genomic interval of Littorina saxatilis isolate snail1 linkage group LG17, US_GU_Lsax_2.0, whole genome shotgun sequence harbors:
- the LOC138953030 gene encoding uncharacterized protein, whose product MVNTCCVNGCATRSNKEPDVTFHRIPKTDLTRGEKIRELSEKRRRAWIQQINRKTVTDITIKPWTRVCSKHFVTGKPAELYDESHPDWVPSLDMGYNCKKGDLDRYERTKQRQVQPVQAEAEPEPSADGDADGVIEMSADNEDSEEVTNKAASGDVVLQQVFLQLEKDRRLLQTEKDAVVAENNSFKSEVQALTEENMHMKEKLASVTWCEDSFRDDDNKVKYYTGLPSFVLLMALLKELSPHITTGPRTATTKFQQLLMVLMRLRLNLPIRVISDMFILSESTVSRTVLKMIDVMFDRLKHIVKWPNKDELWGSVPLDFLHSFGKKVTVIIDCFEIFMETPSSMDPKCKTFSHYKHHNTMKFLIGITPQGSVSYVSKGWGGRTSDKFLTENSDFLDHLLPGDLVLADRGFNISESVGLRCAEVKIPAFTKGKRQLSAFDVESTRKLAHLRIHVERVIGIIMQKYPILDATIPVTFLSKSEGDQFSTLDKVVTVCAALVNLCPSVVPFD is encoded by the exons ATGGTGAACACCTGTTGCGTGAACGGGTGTGCTACTCGAAGCAATAAGGAACCCGACGTTACCTTCCATCGAATTCCGAAGACTGATCTGACAAGGGGAGAAAAAATTCGCGAGTTGAGTGAGAAGAGGAGACGAGCATGGATCCAGCAAATCAACCGCAAGACTGTGACTGACATCACAATAAAACCGTGGACTCGAGTGTGTTCAAAGCATTTTGTGACAG GCAAGCCTGCTGAGCTGTACGATGAGTCACACCCGGACTGGGTTCCATCTCTTGACATGGGGTATAACTGCAAGAAGGGGGACTTGGACAGGTATGAGCGTACAAAGCAGCGGCAAGTCCAGCCTGTGCAAGCCGAAGCTGAACCAGAGCCGTCTGCAGATGGCGATGCTGATGGTGTGATTGAAATGAGTGCTGACAACGAGGACAGTGAGGAAGTTACAAACAAAGCAGCTTCTGGTGATGTTGTTCTACAGCAGGTTTTTCTGCAGCTTGAGAAAGACAGAAGACTGTTGCAGACAGAGAAGGATGCAGTGGTTGCAGAAAATAACTCCTTCAAATCCGAGGTTCAAGCTCTCACTGAAGAGAACATGCACATGAAGGAAAAGCTCGCATCTGTCACTTGGTGCGAAGACTCTTTTCGTGACGATGACAACAAAGTTAAATACTATACAGGATTACCTAGCTTTGTGTTGTTGATGGCACTCTTAAAAGAGCTGTCACCGCACATTACTACAGGGCCTAGAACAGCCACTACAAAGTTCCAGCAGTTACTGATGGTCCTCATGCGTCTTCGCCTCAACTTGCCGATTCGTGTTATCTCTGACATGTTCATTCTATCCGAGTCTACTGTATCCAGAACTGTGTTGAAAATGATTGATGTCATGTTCGATCGTCTGAAACATATTGTCAAGTGGCCAAACAAGGATGAGCTTTGGGGGTCAGTGCCGTTGgattttttgcactcgtttggAAAGAAAGTGACAGTCATTATAGATTGTTTTGAGATTTTCATGGAAACACCATCGAGCATGGACCCGAAATGCAAGACATTTTCTCATTATAAGCACCACAATACCATGAAATTTTTGATAGGTATTACACCACAGGGCTCAGTGTCATATGTTTCAaaggggtggggagggaggaCTAGTGACAAATTTCTCACTGAAAACAGTGATTTCTTAGATCACTTGCTACCAGGGGATCTTGTTCTTGCTGACCGCGGGTTCAACATCAGTGAAAGTGTAGGTCTCAGGTGCGCTGAAGTCAAGATACCAGCTTTCACAAAGGGCAAGAGGCAGCTGTCAGCATTTGATGTTGAAAGCACCAGAAAACTTGCTCATCTGAGAATACATGTTGAGAGAGTCATTGGAATTATCATGCAGAAGTACCCTATTCTTGATGCAACCATTCCCGTCACATTCCTTTCCAAATCAGAAGGAGACCAGTTCTCAACTCTGGACAAAGTTGTCACAGTTTGCGCTGCCCTGGTAAACCTCTGCCCATCGGTTGTGCCTTTTGATTAG
- the LOC138953029 gene encoding uncharacterized protein, translated as MSKPRDELSKKVVTPYVDTLDDVSKRRYLQKIAAVKNIDPYENEDWSDDAKTFPPLDKCDVFEYLVNRTSYYTRERFKAMKQLGAHNQLTSGWVKKMYTHRPHGCENTIITSQVCHSQSISDKPLNPWVIVEADGTVQTAHCDCMAGIGESCVHVAALLFAVDVAVRLRDSKTPTQTAAYWVNPSAKNVMYEEGWKIDFTSSATRKRRMEDDINGTPSQLRGPRKRVYTPTPTEEEKMQFFESIQFSVTGVKPVILSLVKEFQSDYVSGRNKYPKFLGDLFQEELSRKPYDFVLAKCKDMDLSVSQEEAILAERQTRAQAKCRLWHRLRAGRITASRAYQVCHTTTTKPSLSLLHSICGPDGKTQSAAMKWGQQKEATAVAQYRAQVSNDHEGFGVEPCGLFIRPMFPTLGASPDGMIVCRCHGRGCLEVKCPASKADLTIDEACQDKNFCLGKEENVIGLKRHHPYYMQVQTQMALSETNFCDFVVWTKKGLHVERVLFDADFWQDSVVKMTEFFSAVVLPELVAHFFSQPRPQVLLPSPTKAASQAHSTEGQLYCICKRTEDEDDMVACDNENCKLEWFHFFCVGIRSKPKGQWYCPECRQLPQFQRSGKTLPKKRN; from the exons ATGTCGAAGCCAAGAGACGAATTGTCGAAGAAAGTAGTTACCCCGTATGTCGATACGCTGGATGATGTCAGCAAGAGGCGATATCTGCAGAAGATAGCGGCGGTGAAGAACATTGACCCCTACGAAAATGAGGACTGGTCGGACGACGCCAAGACGTTTCCTCCTTTGGACAAGTGCGACGTTTTCGAGTACCTTGTAAACCGTACAAGCTACTACACAAGAGAAAGATTCAAAGCCATGAAGCAGCTTGGAGCCCACAACCAGCTCACATCAGGTTGGGTGAAAAAAATGTACACCCACAGGCCACATGGTTGTGAAAACACAATCATTACCTCACAG GTCTGCCACTCCCAGAGTATCTCGGACAAGCCACTCAACCCATGGGTCATCGTGGAGGCAGACGGCACAGTCCAGACAGCCCACTGTGATTGCATGGCAGGCATCGGGGAGAGCTGCGTCCATGTTGCAGCTCTGCTTTTTGCAGTGGATGTTGCCGTCAGACTGCGTGACAGCaagacacccacacagacagCAGCCTACTGGGTCAACCCATCAGCGAAAAATGTGATGTACGAGGAAGGATGGAAGATTGATTTTACCTCCAGTGCCACACGCAAAAGGCGCATGGAGGATGACATCAATGGGACCCCCAGCCAACTCCGTGGCCCACGAAAACGCGTCTACACACCAACACCCACTGAGGAGGAAAAGATGCAGTTCTTCGAATCAATTCAGTTCTCTGTGACAGGCGTGAAACCAGTCATTCTCTCCCTTGTGAAAGAATTTCAATCGGACTATGTGTCTGGCCGTAACAAATACCCTAAGTTTCTTGGGGATTTGTTCCAAGAGGAACTCAGCAGAAAGCCCTATGACTTTGTCCTGGCAAAATGCAAAGACATGGACTTGAGCGTCAGCCAGGAGGAAGCTATCCTAGCTGAGAGGCAGACGCGTGCCCAGGCAAAGTGTAGGCTCTGGCACAGGCTTCGTGCCGGAAGGATCACAGCATCGAGGGCGTACCAGGTCtgccacacaacaacaacaaaaccatcaCTGAGCCTACTGCACAGCATTTGTGGCCCAGATGGCAAAACCCAGTCAGCTGCCATGAAGTGGGGGCAGCAAAAAGAGGCAACAGCAGTGGCACAATACCGTGCACAGGTCAGCAATGACCACGAGGGCTTCGGTGTGGAGCCATGTGGCCTGTTCATTCGCCCCATGTTTCCAACTCTTGGTGCATCTCCTGATGGGATGATTGTTTGTCGTTGCCATGGAAGAGGATGCCTCGAAGTGAAGTGCCCCGCCTCAAAAGCAGACCTGACGATAGACGAGGCCTGCCAGGACAAGAACTTTTGCTTGGGGAAAGAGGAGAATGTTATTGGTTTGAAAAGGCACCACCCATACTACATGCAAGTCCAAACACAGATGGCTCTGTCTGAGACCAACTTTTGTGACTTTGTCGTTTGGACGAAGAAAGGCTTACACGTTGAGCGAGTGCTTTTTGATGCCGACTTTTGGCAGGATTCTGTTGTGAAGATGACAGAGTTTTTCTCTGCTGTTGTTTTGCCTGAACTAGTCGCTCACTTCTTCTCTCAGCCACGCCCCCAGGTTCTTCTCCCATCGCCCACCAAAGCTGCATCCCAGGCACACAGCACTGAGGGGCAGCTGTACTGCATTTGCAAAAGAACCGAGGATGAAGACGATATGGTTGCATGTGACAATGAGAACTGCAAGTTGGAGTGGTTCCACTTCTTCTGCGTTGGAATTCGCTCCAAACCGAAAGGGCAGTGGTACTGCCCTGAGTGCAGACAGTTGCCTCAGTTCCAGCGAAGCGGGAAAACTCTCCCAAAGAAAAGAAACTGA